The following are from one region of the Ananas comosus cultivar F153 linkage group 20, ASM154086v1, whole genome shotgun sequence genome:
- the LOC109725717 gene encoding UPF0481 protein At3g47200-like isoform X1, whose product MGAEEGMDRRGEHRISIVDNASGSGGRVGTEIDQEEVSSLPINSNEDEKWIRKLQEKVERAFPGSTHWPSQFVDETEPKICMFTMREEISRPRSVTKGEFSQPRVVRIGPFHRKVRTSISNNKKWMIVYFVNYLYRLDLAGCIIKIKNQVATARRDYTELDVLESFGLKDDNRFAKMLLLDSYFILFVLTVKIRKRPSGYTLMPTTPDSARLLNLFRDDTTEVLDIIFHKDEIAPDLLIFDNQIPFFVIEELFKELKWNKPLHEYALEFFRTIHPRPARHCIDEDSPPKFLHLLDLFHWSRVPKSKYIELSSSSKQLDSIDLARRSPNAMEPRETATMFGKKKPRQQDSINWARHTPNAMELTESATLFEKKTSGSSLDITFRRRWFKRIGGVLDIPELHIRDYSSFIFHNLIAFEMQSSSRGRCTMAFSVLMRNLLQSQEDVKLLRQRGILASSSITDRKLVNMFKRLSGLTESYQMPSDLCHICHRVQSHHNHGMSQFCGSVILKFFPNPLVTLSVFIAILLFVPTLLQTIYNTLKYYHR is encoded by the coding sequence ATGGGTGCGGAAGAAGGGATGGACCGCAGGGGGGAGCATCGAATTTCTATTGTTGATAATGCTAGCGGATCTGGTGGAAGAGTCGGAACCGAAATTGATCAAGAGGAGGTTAGTAGTCTTCCTATCAATTCGAATGAGGATGAGAAGTGGATTAGAAAGTTGCAGGAAAAAGTCGAGCGTGCATTCCCTGGTTCGACACACTGGCCCTCGCAGTTCGTCGATGAAACAGAACCCAAGATCTGCATGTTCACGATGCGCGAGGAGATCTCGCGGCCAAGGTCGGTGACAAAAGGGGAGTTCTCTCAGCCAAGGGTGGTAAGAATAGGGCCATTTCATAGGAAGGTGAGGACGAGTATTTCCAACAACAAGAAATGGATGATTGTGTACTTCGTGAACTATTTGTATCGTCTCGACTTGGCAGGCTGCAtcataaagataaaaaatcaagTAGCGACTGCTCGCAGAGATTACACCGAATTAGATGTACTTGAAAGCTTCGGCTTGAAAGATGACAATAGATTCGCAAAGATGTTGCTGCTGGATAGTTACTTCATCTTGTTTGTCTTAACAGTTAAGATACGTAAAAGACCGTCAGGTTATACACTGATGCCGACGACGCCTGATTCTGCAAGGCTGCTCAACCTATTTCGAGACGACACAACTGAAGTTCTCGACATCATATTCCACAAAGACGAGATCGCGCCTGATCTGTTGATCTTCGATAATCAAATCCCTTTCTTTGTGATTGAGGAGCTTTTTAAGGAGCTCAAGTGGAATAAGCCCCTCCATGAGTATGCCCTTGAGTTCTTCAGGACAATCCATCCAAGGCCCGCACGACATTGCATAGACGAAGATAGTCCTCCCAAATTCTTACATCTGCTCGATCTTTTCCACTGGTCTCGGGTCCCAAAGAGTAAGTACATCGAACTTAGTTCCTCTTCTAAACAGCTAGATTCTATCGACTTGGCACGCCGGAGTCCGAATGCGATGGAACCTAGAGAAACCGCAACAATGTTTGGAAAGAAGAAGCCTCGGCAGCAAGATTCTATTAACTGGGCACGCCATACTCCGAATGCGATGGAACTTACAGAATCCGCAACACTGTTTGAAAAGAAGACGTCCGGCAGCTCACTGGATATCACATTCCGGAGACGTTGGTTTAAACGCATTGGTGGGGTGCTCGACATCCCAGAGTTACACATCCGCGACTACAGCAGCTTCATCTTCCATAACCTCATCGCGTTCGAGATGCAATCTTCAAGCCGGGGTCGCTGCACCATGGCCTTTTCCGTACTTATGCGGAACTTGCTGCAGAGCCAGGAAGATGTGAAGCTGCTTCGGCAACGTGGCATTTTGGCGAGCTCGTCCATAACCGACCGCAAACTCGTCAACATGTTCAAACGCTTGAGCGGATTGACCGAAAGCTATCAAATGCCGAGCGATCTATGTCACATTTGCCATCGGGTCCAGTCCCACCACAACCACGGAATGAGCCAATTCTGCGGCAGCGTCATTCTCAAGTTCTTCCCCAACCCACTGGTGACTCTTTCTGTGTTTATTGCTATCTTGCTCTTTGTTCCCACCCTCCTCCAGACCATATATAATACACTCAAATACTACCATCGTTAA
- the LOC109725717 gene encoding UPF0481 protein At3g47200-like isoform X2 codes for MLKISSYYIRMGAEEGMDRRGEHRISIVDNASGSGGRVGTEIDQEEVSSLPINSNEDEKWIRKLQEKVERAFPGSTHWPSQFVDETEPKICMFTMREEISRPRSVTKGEFSQPRVVRIGPFHRKVRTSISNNKKWMIVYFVNYLYRLDLAGCIIKIKNQVATARRDYTELDVLESFGLKDDNRFAKMLLLDSYFILFVLTVKIRKRPSGYTLMPTTPDSARLLNLFRDDTTEVLDIIFHKDEIAPDLLIFDNQIPFFVIEELFKELKWNKPLHEYALEFFRTIHPRPARHCIDEDSPPKFLHLLDLFHWSRVPKSKYIELSSSSKQLDSIDLARRSPNAMEPRETATMFGKKKPRQQDSINWARHTPNAMELTESATLFEKKTSGSSLDITFRRRWFKRIGGVLDIPELHIRDYSSFIFHNLIAFEMQSSSRGRCTMAFSVLMRNLLQSQEDVKLLRQRGILASSSITDRKLVNMFKRLSGLTESYQMPSDLCHICHRVQSHHNHGMSQFCGSVILKFFPNPLVTLSVFIAILLFVPTLLQTIYNTLKYYHR; via the exons ATGCTTAAAATCTCTTCCTATTA CATAAGAATGGGTGCGGAAGAAGGGATGGACCGCAGGGGGGAGCATCGAATTTCTATTGTTGATAATGCTAGCGGATCTGGTGGAAGAGTCGGAACCGAAATTGATCAAGAGGAGGTTAGTAGTCTTCCTATCAATTCGAATGAGGATGAGAAGTGGATTAGAAAGTTGCAGGAAAAAGTCGAGCGTGCATTCCCTGGTTCGACACACTGGCCCTCGCAGTTCGTCGATGAAACAGAACCCAAGATCTGCATGTTCACGATGCGCGAGGAGATCTCGCGGCCAAGGTCGGTGACAAAAGGGGAGTTCTCTCAGCCAAGGGTGGTAAGAATAGGGCCATTTCATAGGAAGGTGAGGACGAGTATTTCCAACAACAAGAAATGGATGATTGTGTACTTCGTGAACTATTTGTATCGTCTCGACTTGGCAGGCTGCAtcataaagataaaaaatcaagTAGCGACTGCTCGCAGAGATTACACCGAATTAGATGTACTTGAAAGCTTCGGCTTGAAAGATGACAATAGATTCGCAAAGATGTTGCTGCTGGATAGTTACTTCATCTTGTTTGTCTTAACAGTTAAGATACGTAAAAGACCGTCAGGTTATACACTGATGCCGACGACGCCTGATTCTGCAAGGCTGCTCAACCTATTTCGAGACGACACAACTGAAGTTCTCGACATCATATTCCACAAAGACGAGATCGCGCCTGATCTGTTGATCTTCGATAATCAAATCCCTTTCTTTGTGATTGAGGAGCTTTTTAAGGAGCTCAAGTGGAATAAGCCCCTCCATGAGTATGCCCTTGAGTTCTTCAGGACAATCCATCCAAGGCCCGCACGACATTGCATAGACGAAGATAGTCCTCCCAAATTCTTACATCTGCTCGATCTTTTCCACTGGTCTCGGGTCCCAAAGAGTAAGTACATCGAACTTAGTTCCTCTTCTAAACAGCTAGATTCTATCGACTTGGCACGCCGGAGTCCGAATGCGATGGAACCTAGAGAAACCGCAACAATGTTTGGAAAGAAGAAGCCTCGGCAGCAAGATTCTATTAACTGGGCACGCCATACTCCGAATGCGATGGAACTTACAGAATCCGCAACACTGTTTGAAAAGAAGACGTCCGGCAGCTCACTGGATATCACATTCCGGAGACGTTGGTTTAAACGCATTGGTGGGGTGCTCGACATCCCAGAGTTACACATCCGCGACTACAGCAGCTTCATCTTCCATAACCTCATCGCGTTCGAGATGCAATCTTCAAGCCGGGGTCGCTGCACCATGGCCTTTTCCGTACTTATGCGGAACTTGCTGCAGAGCCAGGAAGATGTGAAGCTGCTTCGGCAACGTGGCATTTTGGCGAGCTCGTCCATAACCGACCGCAAACTCGTCAACATGTTCAAACGCTTGAGCGGATTGACCGAAAGCTATCAAATGCCGAGCGATCTATGTCACATTTGCCATCGGGTCCAGTCCCACCACAACCACGGAATGAGCCAATTCTGCGGCAGCGTCATTCTCAAGTTCTTCCCCAACCCACTGGTGACTCTTTCTGTGTTTATTGCTATCTTGCTCTTTGTTCCCACCCTCCTCCAGACCATATATAATACACTCAAATACTACCATCGTTAA